The Virgibacillus sp. SK37 region AGGACGCGATATGGATCATTATTCAAGATGAGGGAGAAGGAATTCCAGCAGAAGATTTGCCATACATATTTGATCGATTATATCGAGTGGAAAAGTCTAGATCTCGGGATAGTGGAGGTACGGGGTTGGGGCTATCCATAGCCAAAGAAATTATCGAATCACATGAAGGCGAAATAGAAGCAAGTAGTGTAGTTGGAAAAGGAACTACAATTCGTATTAGATTAAGAAAAGGTGGAAGAGAGAATGCATAAGGTACTTCTTGTCGATGACGAAAAACGTATGTTGGATCTGCTCGAATTATATTTGCGACCGCATCAGTATCACTGTGTAAAAGTTCAAGACGCAGCTACTGCTATGGAAAATGTTCAGAAAGAAACGTTTGATATTGTTCTACTTGATATCATGATGCCTCAGGTAAATGGATGGGAGCTATGCAAGCAAATGAGAGAATTATCGGATGTTCCAATTATTATGCTTACCGCTCGTGATCAGAAGGAGGATGTAGTTAAGGGGTTGAAATTAGGGGCAGACGACTATATAACCAAACCATTTGACGAACAAGAACTTCTAGCACGAATGGAAGCATTATTGCGTAGGAGTATCTCAGATTCCTCTGTATTAAAGGTTGCTGGACTAATATGGGATGAATCAAAATTTGAACTTACATATGAAAATCAGCATATTAAGCTTACCCCAAAAGAATTCTCTATGTTGGGCCATTTAATGAACCATCCAAATCAGGTTTTTGCCAGAGAACAGTTACTTGACCTTATATGGGGATTGTCTAGTCATACAGAAGGAAGAACGGTTGATTCCCACGTAAGAAATGTACGGGAGAAAATACGTCAGTCAGGATTCCCTATTGATGATTATTTTAAAACAGTATGGGGAGTGGGATATAAATGGGTGAAATACAAATAGCTCGATTTAAATTCCTGTAAGGAGGGAGTATTATGGAAAAAAATAACGAAGAGCATCATTCTGAACATGACAATGAAAATACGGATCAAAAAGGTGGGCATAAACATCATCATGCCCAGCATGAACACGAAGAAAGTCACGAACATAAAACGGAACACCACGACTACGGAGAACATGGGCACCATGGACATGATCATGGCGATATGGTAAGTGATTTTAAAAAACGCTTTTACATTTCTTTGCTAGTTACCATACCGATTCTCCTATTGTCACCAATGATTCAAGGCTTTATTGGTTTAGACTGGCGCTTTCCTTTTGATCAATACGTGTTGTTTATTCTCGCTACCTTTGTATTCTTTTATGGTGGTTGGCCTTTTATAACTGGAGCTATTGGAGAATTAAAGGATAGAAATCCAGGGATGATGACTTTAATTGGACTTGCGATCCTCGTCGCATATGGCTATAGCTCTTTAACAGTGTTTGGTTGGGAAGGAAAGGATTTCTTCTGGGAACTTGCCACGTTAATCGATATTATGCTTCTCGGACATTGGATTGAGATGCGTTCGGTAATGGGGGCTTCTAATGCATTGGAGGAGCTTGTTAAACTGATGCCAAATAAGGCCCATAAATTGGATGAGAATGACGAAGCGGTAGATGTACAGGTTTCTGAACTGAAGAATAAAGACCGGGTACTTGTTAAACCAGGAGAAAAAATACCTGTTGATGGCATTATATTGGATGGAAAAACGGCCATTGATGAGTCTATGCTTACTGGCGAATCTGTACCTGTTGAAAAATATAAAAATGATGAAGTGATTGGAGGCTCTGTTAATAAGGAAGGTTCCATCACAGTACAGGTAGAAAAGACTGGAGAGGAATCTTATCTTTCACAAGTGGTGACCATGGTAAAAGAGGCACAGGATTCCAAATCCAAAACACAGGATTTAACAAACCGAGCCGCTAAGTGGCTATTTTACCTTGCCTTACTAGCAGGATTTGCTACATTGTTTATCTGGCTTGCACTTGGCTATAGCTTCGATGTAGCATTG contains the following coding sequences:
- a CDS encoding response regulator transcription factor, which produces MHKVLLVDDEKRMLDLLELYLRPHQYHCVKVQDAATAMENVQKETFDIVLLDIMMPQVNGWELCKQMRELSDVPIIMLTARDQKEDVVKGLKLGADDYITKPFDEQELLARMEALLRRSISDSSVLKVAGLIWDESKFELTYENQHIKLTPKEFSMLGHLMNHPNQVFAREQLLDLIWGLSSHTEGRTVDSHVRNVREKIRQSGFPIDDYFKTVWGVGYKWVKYK